Proteins encoded in a region of the Gammaproteobacteria bacterium genome:
- a CDS encoding alpha/beta hydrolase: MTEIITERIIVERMLPFYFAGTAGQLYGCHHVPPQGVEVCGAVLVCGAAGPEYYASHRALRQLAVRLANVGFHVLRFDYWGTGNSAGEDEDISVRTWMADLKPAISSLLDRSQCTSVQVVGLRWGATLLSQLPHHELPEVRNMVWWNPVLDGKQMLLEWQHEQQMEDKALGLPVDKGLDFAKGLSFPKSWMKEASAMHLSLPDPKNLPLFLIGNTKYSALMSWCKTCAGLAGVTQHWVDDPNIWAQAPLEAIVPTHGLQDIVKWLREAK, translated from the coding sequence ATGACTGAGATCATTACAGAACGAATTATTGTCGAGAGAATGCTGCCGTTCTACTTTGCTGGTACAGCAGGCCAATTGTATGGCTGTCATCATGTGCCACCGCAAGGTGTTGAGGTTTGCGGTGCGGTTTTGGTTTGTGGCGCAGCAGGTCCAGAGTATTATGCGAGTCACCGCGCATTGCGACAGTTAGCGGTGCGTCTGGCGAACGTTGGCTTTCATGTGCTTCGTTTTGACTATTGGGGTACAGGTAACTCTGCTGGAGAGGACGAAGATATTTCGGTACGGACCTGGATGGCAGATTTGAAGCCTGCCATTTCCTCGTTATTGGATCGAAGTCAATGTACTTCCGTTCAAGTCGTTGGCTTACGATGGGGCGCGACTTTGCTAAGCCAGTTGCCACACCATGAGTTACCAGAAGTAAGAAATATGGTTTGGTGGAATCCTGTGCTCGATGGCAAGCAAATGCTTCTCGAGTGGCAGCATGAACAGCAAATGGAAGACAAAGCGCTGGGCTTACCCGTGGACAAAGGTCTTGATTTTGCCAAGGGGCTGTCCTTTCCGAAGTCATGGATGAAGGAGGCCAGCGCGATGCACTTATCGCTCCCTGACCCGAAAAATCTGCCATTGTTTCTGATCGGTAACACAAAATACTCAGCCCTGATGTCCTGGTGCAAGACGTGCGCAGGGCTGGCGGGAGTTACTCAGCACTGGGTGGACGATCCCAATATTTGGGCCCAGGCTCCGTTGGAAGCAATTGTTCCGACGCATGGGTTACAAGATATAGTGAAATGGTTGAGGGAAGCTAAATGA
- a CDS encoding amino acid adenylation domain-containing protein, translating into MKGSSRETTGFEIAIIGQAGRFPEARDLNEYWENIKLGKESIRFFSDTELSALGVPGEMREQSNFVPAHGELSDIKAFDAAFFGYSPKEAKTLDPQHRLFLETVWHGLEDAGIAPSQFDGLIGVFGGSSVDDYFHENLQGSDQLAGAAEIFQARYANNTDFLTTRTSYKLNLKGPSIVVQTACSTSLVAVHMACQQLISGGCDVAVAGGVSITLPQRYGYVYQEGMIFSPDGHCRPFDAKAQGTLKGDGVGVVVLRRLEDALADGDTIDAVILGSAVNNDGADKVGYSAPGINGQIEAVRGAQLVADIEPDSIGYIEAHGTGTPLGDPIEVAALTEVFSEQTPEKQFCALGSIKSNIGHLDAAAGVAGLIKTVLALKNEALPPSLNFESPNPTIDFAESPFYVNAKSQYWPLRAGTRRAGVSSFGIGGTNAHVIVEQAPVLSKPSILPGKWFLPLSAKTEVAMATLAETYTQAPLNVTGADAFFTLTNGREPLAPYRGVIVVDTPVQTPRLAASGKPLELVKQCVLLFTGQGSQYVNMARELYESRSGFREDVLRCADFLKAYDLDILSYLYPEAKDNTLEFAEALKQTEIAQPAVFVISYAVARYWQSLGIVPTAVLGHSVGEIAAACIAGIVSLSDALKMVVARGRLMQSMPPGSMLSVPLPESTIDVYLSEEVQLAAINAPGFCVLSGPVEKIAAVKTEIEAQYNIETQPLQTSHAFHSAMMEPMLPDYRQVLEEIAFQPAKVPMISSVTGQALSKVTVSYWLENVRETVRFADAIAAVIAEKHAVFLEVGPGNTLVSLAKKQIANEVDCQTIASIRHPKNQQSDNTVLDNAIAEAWVAGLISDFKGLNPSDASKGRRVHLPLYPFARDEHWVDPQWVKKVVPTDVVQAGMTPGFQQKAPFSDWFYLPSWQQQVVSNVIPSETQRIGLAFRDKDCLIETVIAGFTDTQWIRVDFADKFSAQPESLDFQIRAAEKADYQHLFQALESQGLSVDTVLHAGLLGELSGLDAQAQGFWSLFAFVQALADQEAALPRQLIVIADQSQAVLGNEQILPEKALVKGIVQVLPSEMPEINTQWWDVTCIEADLVALGNALSNGQPDAIYNGCRFGRYWALKPTPVNVPATPRSPLRNQGIYLITGGFGGMGRTFAEFLAENYQARLVLISRSEPDIEQQQWLGTLRALGANVKVFSLDIANKAELSDVVNSVTSEWGDINGVLHAAGIPGGGIIAQQTRERIQMVWQAKVAGTQSLLSVLARHPLDFMVLCSSLTSFVGLPGRADYTAANAFLDAVAQRNAISGAFPVYAINWDNWDAIGMGAQNAAQDAEIADRIDVASGIKVLQTVLSQTTPQLLVSTRYLGVAPALVAESVVPATSSESTGAPAEAKTTASLLREIWQNLLGVETVDDTDDLFESGGDSIVVIQLVARLKQQGFALTNRQVFQNSVFADLLGILEADSGTVSIPSQSVQTAFTSGETGLTAIQRWFFSHNFQHPHHWNMSAWLALPESVAVHELTQAVQAVVAHHDALRMRFVLTDKEWRQSVQQQVDVQVAEHRFDDLDEQENFSRVAQSKLELSELPVAFYLCRVANAAPRLLMIAHHLVMDLLSLRIVAEDLATAYTRLSNAEAPELPVATSFQSWSDAVYKYANSAYCAAQQGYWADRVSRKVTALPRDNTKGTNLVVDAAQQTITLSISETEMLKNAVTRSANADMQTALLAALARTMQSWAALDQIVIWLEGHGRELPGVAIDSSRTVGWFTSLYPFIVSASETESDCEWIEEVSEQFSLIPNQGMDYSLLRYLHADSAVRESVMGSLPVDIVFLYQGHVRAVSDDTWSVSKNRVPENFADDQKRPAQFEVMVDIVDGALNLSMGYSEKVYKSETIASLLDIFKNTLIGFISQPAVESSRPYLAPTSFVQERLWYLEQFEANAGLYNLQGSLLMRGSVDSDAIRKALQAVVDRHEILRTAIVDQAGTPMQQISPKVEISVPVVDLTQSVDIQLELETLRQKQVAEPFDLTTAPLIRWQVVKTGRSETRLLLTVHHIIVDYWGMTVLFNDFASFYAGFASGKTVELPPIVKPYAYFAEQQRRLSNSTPEHMDFWLEKLAGIEAPLELPADRARPDVRSVAGARVSFTIEVERVSQLRAVARAQQATPFMVMLAVYQTLLYRYTGHADMIVGVPVAERHDVEMERVVGVFVNNLVIRTDLSDVPTFGSLLRRVKQAVLEAFDHNDVPFERLVEAIKPPRDRSRTPIFQVMFTYMNAPDPDLSLDGLAMSAQEEPRNFSEFDLNLYITDKGADTPFSVAFEYSTALFDEERIMALKEHFENLLSAVLTSVEQPLNQIPMLSIETQQWLVATLNDTAMPLPEDTSVLPQLSASCNAQGEKEAVVGDSGLLTYEQLNDQANQLAHYLVKQGVGSGDLVGVMLDRDEQLIVALLAVWKAGAGYVPLDPMFPAERLAYMLEDSNANFVVTAQPLLVQLPNTSVHAICTDLDTFDIRQMPQTAPEASPASTDLAYVIYTSGSTGKPKGVQVTHHNVLNFLLSMRDCPGLSEEDQFLAVTTISFDIHVLELFLPLLVGATLVVANKAQSQSGDALMSRLQQGDITAMQATPATWQMLIESGWQTALPIKALCGGDKLSRSLADDLLERVDSLWNMFGPTETTVWSAVARVELSDKPITIGNPIANTELYVVDKEGALLPPGVLGELWIGGAGVTAGYRNREDLTTDRFIDAKYDWLIKPSRLYRTGDQAVMHRDGQIEIVGRFDQQIKLRGFRIEVGEIEQRLVSHEAIKQAVVLLREDTPGNQRLVAYLIAEHEAIDSSVLKAALSEYLPDYMVPTAWVWLEAYPMTLNNKIDRKALPKPDSGQGVEREAFVAPEYTLEKILAMIFQDVLGLQAVGRYDNFFDLGGHSLLSMKVVAKFQEETGIRLNPGELFQQTVGQIAAHYEAHGPTNLQEKREQGKADVEKRKQGFISKFSRAIRAMLK; encoded by the coding sequence ATGAAAGGATCAAGTAGAGAAACAACAGGGTTTGAAATCGCAATAATTGGCCAGGCCGGGCGGTTTCCTGAGGCGCGAGATCTGAATGAGTATTGGGAAAATATAAAACTGGGTAAGGAATCCATTCGCTTTTTCTCCGATACTGAGCTATCTGCGCTAGGTGTGCCTGGGGAGATGCGCGAGCAGAGCAACTTCGTTCCTGCTCATGGTGAACTTTCCGATATCAAAGCCTTCGATGCTGCATTTTTTGGTTACAGCCCGAAAGAGGCAAAAACCTTGGATCCGCAACATCGACTCTTTTTAGAAACTGTATGGCATGGACTGGAAGACGCTGGAATTGCGCCTAGCCAATTTGACGGACTAATTGGTGTTTTTGGTGGTTCCAGTGTCGACGATTATTTTCATGAAAATCTGCAAGGTAGTGATCAGCTGGCTGGTGCTGCCGAGATTTTTCAAGCACGTTACGCTAACAACACTGATTTTTTAACCACGCGAACCAGTTATAAGCTCAACTTAAAGGGCCCGAGTATCGTCGTACAAACGGCATGTTCGACGTCATTGGTTGCTGTACACATGGCTTGCCAGCAACTCATTTCTGGCGGCTGTGATGTGGCGGTAGCTGGTGGGGTATCGATTACTTTACCCCAACGTTATGGATATGTTTATCAAGAGGGCATGATCTTTTCACCAGATGGCCATTGCCGCCCTTTTGATGCGAAAGCTCAGGGCACTTTAAAAGGGGATGGAGTTGGTGTAGTTGTTTTAAGGCGACTTGAAGATGCTCTAGCTGACGGAGACACCATTGATGCTGTGATCCTGGGTTCTGCGGTGAACAATGACGGTGCAGACAAAGTCGGTTACTCGGCACCAGGCATTAATGGTCAGATTGAAGCAGTTCGGGGTGCGCAATTGGTCGCTGACATTGAGCCTGATTCGATCGGCTATATCGAAGCCCATGGTACAGGTACGCCATTGGGGGATCCGATCGAGGTGGCGGCGTTAACTGAGGTTTTCTCCGAGCAAACGCCAGAAAAGCAGTTTTGTGCCTTGGGATCTATAAAATCCAACATCGGTCATCTTGATGCGGCGGCAGGCGTTGCGGGGTTGATTAAGACGGTTTTGGCATTGAAAAATGAAGCGCTGCCGCCCTCATTGAATTTTGAATCACCAAATCCGACGATAGATTTTGCCGAGAGTCCGTTCTACGTGAATGCTAAATCCCAGTACTGGCCATTGCGTGCAGGTACGCGCAGGGCCGGGGTAAGTTCGTTCGGTATTGGCGGGACAAACGCGCATGTGATTGTTGAGCAGGCACCGGTGTTATCTAAACCATCAATTTTACCTGGAAAATGGTTTTTGCCACTCAGTGCTAAAACGGAAGTCGCGATGGCGACTCTTGCTGAGACTTATACGCAAGCGCCTCTCAATGTAACCGGGGCTGATGCATTTTTTACCTTAACCAATGGACGTGAACCACTAGCTCCATATAGGGGGGTGATAGTAGTAGACACACCAGTTCAAACACCTCGACTGGCTGCATCTGGCAAGCCTCTTGAGCTGGTTAAGCAATGTGTACTGTTGTTCACTGGTCAGGGCTCACAGTATGTGAACATGGCGCGAGAGCTTTATGAGTCAAGGTCAGGGTTTCGTGAGGATGTGCTTCGATGTGCGGATTTTCTAAAAGCTTATGATTTAGATATCTTGAGTTACCTCTATCCGGAAGCAAAAGACAACACTTTAGAGTTTGCCGAAGCACTTAAACAAACCGAGATCGCCCAGCCCGCGGTTTTCGTAATTTCTTATGCAGTGGCTCGCTATTGGCAGAGTTTGGGTATTGTACCTACCGCCGTGTTGGGCCATAGCGTCGGCGAGATTGCAGCTGCCTGCATTGCCGGAATTGTTAGCTTAAGTGATGCATTGAAGATGGTGGTTGCAAGAGGTCGACTTATGCAATCCATGCCGCCGGGTTCTATGTTGTCAGTGCCGCTGCCAGAGTCGACAATTGACGTTTATCTTAGTGAAGAAGTGCAGCTTGCTGCGATCAATGCGCCGGGTTTTTGTGTGCTATCCGGGCCTGTGGAGAAAATTGCCGCTGTAAAAACTGAGATCGAAGCACAGTACAATATCGAAACTCAGCCATTGCAAACATCACACGCGTTTCATTCAGCGATGATGGAGCCGATGTTGCCCGATTATCGCCAAGTGTTAGAGGAGATCGCGTTTCAGCCTGCCAAAGTTCCGATGATCTCAAGTGTTACAGGGCAGGCATTATCTAAAGTCACTGTCTCATACTGGCTTGAAAACGTACGTGAAACCGTTCGCTTCGCAGATGCCATTGCTGCGGTAATTGCAGAAAAACATGCAGTATTTCTTGAAGTCGGACCGGGTAACACTTTGGTATCTCTTGCTAAGAAGCAAATCGCCAATGAGGTTGATTGTCAAACAATTGCGTCGATTCGCCATCCTAAAAATCAACAGTCAGACAACACGGTGCTGGACAACGCGATAGCAGAGGCTTGGGTTGCGGGCCTGATTTCAGACTTCAAAGGATTGAACCCTTCTGACGCATCCAAAGGACGCCGGGTGCATTTACCGTTGTACCCGTTTGCGCGAGATGAGCACTGGGTAGATCCGCAATGGGTGAAGAAAGTGGTGCCAACTGATGTCGTACAAGCTGGTATGACACCTGGCTTCCAACAAAAAGCACCATTTTCCGACTGGTTTTATCTGCCGTCATGGCAGCAACAGGTCGTGAGCAATGTGATCCCAAGCGAAACACAGAGAATCGGCTTGGCTTTTCGAGACAAGGACTGCCTGATTGAAACTGTCATTGCGGGCTTTACCGATACTCAGTGGATAAGGGTTGATTTCGCTGATAAGTTTTCTGCACAGCCAGAGTCACTTGATTTTCAGATTCGTGCTGCTGAAAAAGCGGACTATCAACATCTGTTCCAAGCACTAGAGTCCCAAGGCTTGTCTGTCGATACCGTTTTGCATGCGGGTTTGTTAGGCGAATTGTCTGGTCTTGACGCGCAGGCTCAGGGGTTTTGGTCCCTGTTTGCGTTTGTCCAAGCGCTGGCGGACCAAGAAGCAGCGTTACCCAGGCAGTTAATTGTCATAGCTGATCAAAGTCAGGCGGTTCTTGGTAATGAACAGATTTTACCGGAAAAAGCACTGGTGAAAGGTATTGTTCAAGTATTGCCGAGCGAGATGCCCGAAATCAATACACAGTGGTGGGATGTTACCTGTATCGAAGCGGATCTGGTTGCGTTAGGGAATGCACTTTCCAATGGGCAGCCTGATGCCATATACAATGGGTGTCGATTTGGCCGCTATTGGGCATTAAAGCCAACACCGGTTAACGTGCCAGCAACCCCGAGATCTCCACTGCGTAATCAAGGCATTTATCTCATCACCGGTGGTTTTGGAGGAATGGGTCGTACCTTCGCTGAGTTCTTAGCGGAAAACTATCAGGCCCGGTTGGTACTAATTTCGCGATCTGAACCAGATATCGAGCAACAGCAATGGCTTGGAACCCTTCGAGCGCTTGGTGCAAATGTAAAAGTATTTTCACTGGATATAGCAAATAAGGCGGAGCTGTCAGATGTTGTGAATTCGGTGACATCAGAGTGGGGGGATATCAACGGTGTGTTACACGCGGCGGGAATTCCCGGTGGCGGTATCATCGCGCAGCAAACGCGTGAACGTATTCAAATGGTATGGCAGGCAAAAGTAGCAGGCACACAGAGTTTGTTATCCGTGTTGGCCAGGCATCCGCTCGATTTTATGGTGCTTTGCTCATCGTTGACCTCTTTCGTTGGGCTGCCTGGGCGAGCGGATTATACTGCGGCGAATGCGTTTTTAGATGCGGTTGCTCAGCGCAACGCGATCTCAGGTGCTTTTCCTGTGTATGCGATAAACTGGGATAACTGGGATGCGATTGGCATGGGAGCACAAAATGCCGCGCAAGATGCTGAAATCGCGGATCGCATTGATGTAGCTTCCGGCATCAAGGTATTGCAAACCGTACTTTCGCAAACTACGCCGCAGCTACTGGTCTCTACTCGCTATCTGGGTGTTGCCCCCGCACTAGTAGCAGAATCTGTTGTCCCAGCGACAAGCAGTGAGTCAACTGGGGCGCCAGCCGAAGCAAAAACAACAGCAAGCCTGCTCCGTGAGATTTGGCAGAATCTCCTAGGTGTCGAAACGGTAGATGACACTGATGATCTTTTTGAATCAGGTGGTGATTCGATAGTGGTCATTCAGTTGGTTGCGCGATTAAAGCAGCAAGGCTTTGCGTTAACCAACCGTCAAGTATTTCAAAATTCCGTATTTGCTGATTTGCTAGGCATTCTTGAAGCCGATTCGGGGACAGTATCGATTCCCTCGCAGTCGGTACAAACGGCGTTTACGTCGGGTGAAACTGGATTGACTGCTATTCAGCGATGGTTCTTTTCACACAACTTTCAACATCCTCACCACTGGAACATGTCGGCCTGGTTGGCATTGCCTGAATCAGTTGCAGTACATGAACTAACGCAAGCCGTGCAGGCGGTTGTCGCACATCACGATGCATTGCGCATGCGTTTTGTGTTGACCGACAAGGAGTGGCGACAGTCGGTGCAACAACAGGTAGATGTGCAAGTTGCTGAGCATCGGTTCGATGATCTAGATGAGCAAGAAAATTTTTCCAGAGTCGCGCAATCAAAATTGGAACTGTCAGAATTGCCAGTGGCTTTTTATCTGTGTCGAGTTGCCAATGCTGCTCCACGGCTGTTAATGATTGCTCATCATCTGGTGATGGACCTACTAAGCTTGAGGATTGTGGCAGAAGATCTTGCTACAGCGTATACACGGCTATCCAACGCAGAGGCGCCTGAACTACCAGTAGCGACTTCTTTCCAATCTTGGAGTGACGCAGTGTATAAGTATGCTAACTCAGCGTACTGTGCCGCGCAGCAAGGCTATTGGGCAGATCGAGTGTCCAGAAAAGTCACAGCACTACCGAGAGATAATACCAAAGGAACCAATCTGGTAGTGGACGCGGCCCAGCAAACCATTACGTTATCTATTTCTGAAACTGAAATGTTAAAGAATGCTGTTACGCGCTCCGCTAATGCCGACATGCAAACGGCCTTATTGGCGGCTCTTGCTCGTACGATGCAATCTTGGGCAGCGCTGGACCAGATTGTGATCTGGTTGGAGGGGCATGGTCGTGAATTGCCTGGTGTCGCTATTGATAGCAGCCGGACTGTGGGATGGTTTACTTCACTTTATCCCTTCATTGTAAGTGCATCAGAAACGGAAAGTGACTGTGAGTGGATCGAAGAGGTAAGTGAGCAGTTTAGCTTGATACCCAACCAAGGCATGGATTACAGTTTGCTACGATACCTGCATGCTGATAGCGCGGTTCGCGAGAGCGTTATGGGATCGCTTCCCGTAGATATAGTTTTTTTGTATCAAGGTCATGTGCGGGCTGTATCTGACGACACTTGGTCCGTTTCCAAAAATCGAGTTCCAGAAAATTTCGCAGATGATCAGAAGCGACCCGCTCAATTTGAAGTTATGGTGGATATTGTTGATGGTGCGCTAAACCTTTCGATGGGCTATAGCGAGAAAGTTTACAAGAGTGAGACCATCGCCAGCTTGTTGGACATTTTTAAAAACACTTTGATCGGCTTTATCAGTCAGCCTGCTGTAGAAAGTTCAAGGCCATATCTGGCGCCCACCTCGTTTGTACAAGAGCGGCTTTGGTATCTTGAACAGTTCGAAGCTAATGCGGGGCTATACAATTTGCAGGGTAGCTTATTGATGCGGGGCTCTGTTGATAGTGATGCTATTCGCAAAGCACTGCAGGCAGTTGTGGATCGACATGAAATACTGCGTACCGCGATTGTCGATCAGGCGGGTACGCCGATGCAACAGATCTCACCAAAAGTTGAGATTTCGGTACCGGTTGTCGATCTGACGCAATCAGTTGATATTCAGCTAGAACTGGAAACCTTGCGTCAAAAGCAGGTTGCCGAACCTTTTGATTTGACCACCGCCCCATTGATTCGTTGGCAAGTTGTTAAGACCGGAAGGTCAGAAACGCGATTATTGCTAACAGTACATCACATAATTGTCGATTACTGGGGTATGACGGTGCTTTTCAATGATTTTGCTTCCTTCTATGCCGGATTTGCCTCAGGTAAAACCGTAGAGCTACCGCCTATTGTCAAACCCTATGCTTATTTTGCTGAGCAGCAACGCAGGCTTTCGAACAGCACGCCAGAACACATGGACTTTTGGTTAGAAAAGCTGGCAGGCATTGAGGCACCGCTCGAGCTGCCAGCTGACCGGGCTCGCCCGGATGTCCGATCAGTCGCTGGTGCAAGGGTGTCTTTCACGATAGAGGTAGAGCGCGTTAGTCAGCTGCGCGCTGTTGCACGTGCGCAGCAAGCCACCCCGTTTATGGTTATGTTGGCGGTTTATCAGACTTTGCTTTATCGATACACAGGGCACGCGGACATGATTGTGGGTGTTCCGGTTGCTGAGCGTCATGACGTTGAGATGGAGCGGGTGGTCGGCGTATTTGTAAATAATTTGGTAATACGTACCGATCTTTCGGATGTACCCACATTTGGCAGCTTGTTGCGGCGCGTAAAGCAGGCAGTGCTTGAAGCATTTGATCACAACGATGTTCCGTTTGAGCGTTTGGTAGAAGCCATTAAGCCACCGCGTGACCGGAGTCGGACTCCAATATTTCAAGTGATGTTTACTTACATGAATGCGCCGGATCCAGACCTGTCACTGGATGGTTTGGCAATGTCCGCTCAAGAAGAGCCGCGTAACTTCTCAGAATTTGATTTGAATTTGTATATTACAGACAAAGGCGCTGATACACCCTTTTCAGTTGCGTTTGAGTACAGTACTGCGCTGTTCGATGAAGAGCGAATCATGGCGCTCAAAGAACACTTTGAAAATTTGCTGTCGGCAGTTCTAACTTCTGTTGAGCAGCCATTAAATCAAATCCCAATGTTGTCAATTGAAACTCAGCAGTGGTTGGTTGCAACGCTGAACGACACTGCTATGCCTTTGCCGGAAGACACATCTGTCCTGCCACAATTAAGTGCAAGTTGCAATGCACAAGGGGAAAAGGAGGCGGTCGTTGGCGACAGTGGTTTGCTAACTTACGAGCAATTGAATGACCAAGCAAACCAGTTAGCGCATTATCTAGTCAAGCAAGGCGTGGGATCGGGAGACCTGGTTGGTGTAATGCTTGATCGTGATGAGCAGTTAATCGTGGCGTTATTGGCCGTTTGGAAGGCCGGTGCCGGGTATGTGCCGCTGGATCCGATGTTCCCAGCTGAGCGCCTGGCTTACATGCTCGAAGATTCCAACGCCAATTTTGTTGTCACAGCACAACCCCTGTTGGTACAACTGCCGAATACTTCGGTTCATGCCATTTGTACTGACCTGGATACGTTTGACATCCGGCAAATGCCACAGACAGCGCCTGAAGCGTCTCCGGCATCAACAGACCTGGCTTATGTGATCTATACATCCGGGTCGACAGGAAAACCCAAAGGAGTGCAGGTTACACACCATAACGTGTTAAATTTTCTGCTGTCGATGCGGGATTGCCCTGGGCTCTCTGAAGAAGATCAGTTCTTGGCGGTTACGACGATCTCATTCGATATCCATGTGCTCGAACTCTTTTTACCTTTGTTGGTGGGTGCTACTCTGGTCGTTGCAAACAAGGCTCAGTCTCAAAGCGGAGATGCCTTGATGTCGCGATTGCAGCAGGGTGATATTACTGCGATGCAAGCGACCCCGGCGACTTGGCAAATGCTGATTGAATCTGGCTGGCAAACCGCCTTGCCGATTAAAGCTTTGTGTGGGGGGGACAAACTAAGCCGCAGCCTGGCCGATGATTTACTGGAGCGAGTAGACTCACTTTGGAATATGTTCGGTCCTACCGAAACCACAGTATGGTCAGCTGTAGCTAGAGTGGAATTATCAGATAAGCCCATCACGATAGGGAATCCGATTGCCAATACTGAGTTATATGTCGTAGATAAAGAGGGCGCGTTATTGCCTCCGGGCGTGCTGGGTGAATTGTGGATAGGAGGCGCTGGTGTTACGGCTGGATATCGAAATCGTGAGGACCTTACAACAGATCGATTCATTGACGCGAAATACGATTGGCTAATCAAGCCTTCCCGCTTGTATCGTACCGGTGATCAAGCCGTAATGCATCGGGACGGGCAGATAGAGATCGTCGGACGCTTTGATCAACAGATTAAGCTCCGTGGCTTTCGCATCGAGGTTGGTGAGATCGAGCAGCGCTTGGTTTCCCATGAGGCAATAAAACAAGCTGTTGTTCTGCTTAGAGAGGATACGCCTGGCAACCAGCGCTTGGTCGCGTATTTAATAGCAGAACACGAAGCGATAGATAGCAGTGTGCTGAAGGCTGCATTGTCTGAGTACTTGCCTGATTACATGGTGCCGACGGCTTGGGTTTGGTTGGAGGCATATCCTATGACGCTCAATAATAAGATTGATCGTAAAGCCCTGCCGAAACCGGATTCGGGGCAAGGCGTTGAGCGCGAAGCCTTTGTCGCACCCGAATATACACTTGAAAAAATCTTGGCTATGATTTTTCAGGATGTGCTCGGTTTACAGGCTGTCGGTCGATACGACAACTTTTTCGACCTGGGGGGGCATTCACTATTATCGATGAAAGTTGTTGCTAAATTTCAAGAAGAGACGGGAATTCGATTGAACCCGGGGGAATTATTTCAGCAAACTGTTGGCCAAATTGCCGCGCACTATGAAGCGCACGGACCTACAAATCTGCAAGAAAAGAGGGAACAAGGTAAAGCAGATGTTGAGAAACGGAAACAAGGCTTCATTAGTAAGTTTAGTCGAGCGATAAGGGCCATGTTGAAATAA
- a CDS encoding IS5 family transposase (programmed frameshift), whose protein sequence is MKQTSLTDSFEKFRKKTRKEQFLDDMETIIPWKELCEAIEPFYPKPGAGRRPIGIERMLRIYFLQHWFNLSDPAAEEVLYDSRAMRQFVGIDLGEEPAPDETTICKFRHLMESHNLGDRLFYLVNQYLKENGLKVNRGTIVDASIINAPSSTKNKKKQRDPDMHQTRKGNQWFFGMKAHIGVDSKTKLIHSVVATPANVHDSVILGDLLHGEESRVWGDSAYTGQGDAIAANAPRAKDFTNKKGSRYVTLSEADRSRNRNKSKVRAKVEHLFGVMKCRFGFTKVRYKGLEKNAHHLFVSCALVNLVMAKKVLLKQKRLLRAQYAC, encoded by the exons ATGAAACAGACTTCGCTCACCGACAGTTTTGAGAAGTTTCGCAAGAAGACCCGCAAGGAACAGTTCCTGGATGACATGGAAACGATCATCCCCTGGAAAGAGCTTTGCGAAGCCATCGAGCCGTTCTATCCCAAG CCAGGGGCTGGCCGTCGTCCGATCGGCATCGAGCGTATGCTGCGTATCTATTTCCTGCAGCACTGGTTCAATCTGTCCGACCCTGCCGCTGAAGAAGTTCTGTACGATTCCCGCGCGATGCGCCAGTTCGTGGGCATTGACCTCGGTGAGGAGCCTGCTCCGGATGAAACGACGATCTGTAAGTTCCGCCATTTGATGGAGAGCCATAACCTGGGAGATCGACTGTTTTATCTGGTCAATCAATATCTCAAGGAAAATGGCTTGAAGGTAAACCGGGGCACTATTGTCGATGCCAGCATCATCAACGCGCCAAGTTCTACCAAGAACAAGAAAAAGCAGCGCGATCCGGATATGCACCAAACTCGCAAGGGCAACCAATGGTTCTTTGGCATGAAGGCCCACATCGGTGTAGACAGCAAAACCAAGCTGATTCACTCGGTGGTAGCTACTCCCGCCAATGTCCATGATTCGGTGATTCTGGGAGATTTGCTGCACGGTGAAGAAAGCCGTGTATGGGGAGATTCGGCCTATACCGGACAGGGTGATGCCATTGCTGCTAATGCACCAAGAGCCAAAGATTTCACTAACAAGAAAGGCAGTCGATACGTCACGCTCAGCGAAGCCGACAGATCGAGAAACCGCAATAAGTCGAAGGTTCGAGCCAAGGTCGAACACCTCTTTGGTGTGATGAAGTGCCGGTTCGGTTTCACCAAGGTGCGGTACAAGGGGCTGGAGAAAAATGCCCATCATTTGTTTGTATCCTGTGCCTTGGTCAATCTGGTCATGGCTAAGAAGGTTCTATTGAAACAGAAGCGGTTACTACGGGCTCAGTATGCCTGCTGA